TATCGCTGTTGTAGATACTAACTCTTGTCCTGATAACATCGATTACATCGTACCTGGTAATGATGATGCTATCCGTGCAGTTAAGCTTTACTTAAATGCAGCTGCTGAAGCTGTTAAAGAAGGCCGTACTGTAGAAGTAGTAGTAGCTGAAGGCTTCGTTGAAGAAGAAACAGCTGAAAAATAAGTCCTTCTAATAATAGAAGCTCTTATTAACCAATCATTGGTTGGTTATCAGGGGTCTATATGACCCCTTTTTTATAGAATTAAAATAGGAAATCAAACAATGGCTATTACAGCTCAGCAAGTTAAAGAACTTCGTGACCGCACAGCTGCGGGTATGATGGATTGTAAAAAAGCATTAGTTGAAGCAGATGGCGACATCGAGCTTGCAATTGAAAACATGCGTAAATCAGGTGCAATCAAAGCAGCTAAAAAAGCAGGCCGTATTGCTGCTGAAGGTGCTATTTTTGCAAAAACAAATGGCTCTACTGCGCTAATCATCGAAGTTAACTGTGAAACAGACTTCGTTGCTATGGATAAAAGCTTCTTAGCATTTGCTGAAAAAGTAGCTGATATCGCACTTGCAAACAAAATTGATACTGTTGAAGCTCTTAGCTCACAAGCGTTCGATGACACTACTGTTGAAGAAGCGCGTGAACTTTTAGTTGCTAAAATTGGTGAAAACATTTCTGTACGTCGTTTACAAATCGTTGAAGGTGAAAACCTTGGCGCTTACGTACATGGCCGTAAAATCGGTGTTGTTTCTGTGCTAACTGGCGGCGACGCTGATCTAGCTAAAGATATCGCAATGCACGTTGCTGCTGCATCTCCTCAGTTTGTTAAACCTGAAGATGTACCTGCAGACGTAGTTGCTAAAGAAAAAGAAATTCAATTACAAATTGCAATCGAAAGCGGTAAACCTGCTGAGATCGCAGAGAAGATGGTTAATGGTCGTATGGCTAAATTTACTGGTGAAGTAAGTTTAACTGGTCAATCTTTCATTAAAGACCCATCAATTTCTGTTGCTAAACTTCTTAAAGGTGCGAGTGCAGACGTTGTCTCTTTCATCCGTTTAGAAGTTGGTGAAGGTATTGAAAAGAAAACTGAAGATTTTGCTGCTGAAGTTGCTGCAACAATGGCTGCTGCTAAGTAATTTTATTCAGGCGCAATAGGTGATGTTTTTAGCATTGATCCATTGTAAAAAGAACCGCGGCTTAGCTGCGGTTCTTTTATATTAAAAAGTAAGATAATTTGCCTGTT
Above is a genomic segment from Psychromonas sp. L1A2 containing:
- the tsf gene encoding translation elongation factor Ts, yielding MAITAQQVKELRDRTAAGMMDCKKALVEADGDIELAIENMRKSGAIKAAKKAGRIAAEGAIFAKTNGSTALIIEVNCETDFVAMDKSFLAFAEKVADIALANKIDTVEALSSQAFDDTTVEEARELLVAKIGENISVRRLQIVEGENLGAYVHGRKIGVVSVLTGGDADLAKDIAMHVAAASPQFVKPEDVPADVVAKEKEIQLQIAIESGKPAEIAEKMVNGRMAKFTGEVSLTGQSFIKDPSISVAKLLKGASADVVSFIRLEVGEGIEKKTEDFAAEVAATMAAAK